Sequence from the Streptosporangium brasiliense genome:
ATCGCCGTGGGGACCGCGCCCCGGCCCAGGAGGGCGACGTTGACCGTGAGGCTGTTGACCGCCGAGCACATCCCGCCCAGGCAGAGCAGCCAGCCGATGACCAGCCGGGGCCGCTGGAAGACCAGCAGCGCCCCGAAGACCGGGAAGGCCGTGCCCGCCACGTCCTCCGGCGCGAACGGCAGCGGCGTGTAGGAGGGCTGCGGCAGCTGCGCCGTGACCCAGATGTTGACGCATTCCATGGCCACGGACATGGCGGCGATCAGCACCGCCGCCACCCGCGCCCGGACGGACGTCACCGTCGGTGACAACCGGCTCAGCCCGCGCATCGCCCCGGCCCTTCTGTGTCGTACTCAGAGGGACCTTAACGGGCGCGGACAACAATCCAATCAACAAGCGTTCAACGTGCGGCCGACACCGTACGGCGGCGCAGTGCCGGGCCGATCGCCAGCAGGCCCGCGGCGGCCACCAGGTTGACGGCGCCGATGGTCACCCAGAGTGCCGCGGGGCTCACCTCCAGCAGCCGGGTGCCGAGCAGCGGGGCGAGCATGGCGCCGCCCGACCAGGCGAAGCCGTACATGCCGGCGTAGCGCCCGCGCAGGTGGGGCGGGGCGAGCGACGCCACGATCGCGCCCGGGACACCCGCGGTGACGACCTCGCCCAGTGTCCAGAGGACGACCGAGGCCGTGTATCCGGTGAGGCCGGAGACGAAGGCGGTCAGCGCGAAGCCCGCGCTGATGATCGCCAGGCCGAGGGCGAGAACGGTGCTGTGGTCGCGCCTGCCGAACCAGTCGCCGGTCAGCGGCTGGAGGAGCACGATCAGGACGCCGTTGACGGCGATGACCAGGCCGTAGTCGACGGTGGTGAACCCCGCGTGGGTCATCGCCAGGGGCAGGGTGGTGAACGCCTGGGTGTAGGCCATGGTGGAGACGACGGTGATCAGGCTGAAGGCGACCATCAGCCGGTCCTTGAGCACGTCGGCGAAGCGGCCGTGCTCGCGCGCGCCCGGCGCGGGCAGCGTCTCCGGCACCGCCCGCCACACCAGCAGGCCGAAGACCAGCGAGGTGGCGGCGTTGATCCAGAACATCCAGCCGTACCCGACCCGGGCGAGCCAGCCGCCGGCCACCATCGCCACCGCGAAGCCCAGGTTCAGCGCCCAGAAGAGCAGACCGTAGGCGCGCGGCCGGTCGTCGGGTGAGACCAGGTCGGCCACCAGGGCGGTGGACGCCGGCCGGTAGGCGTCCACCGCCATGCCGAGCACGAACATGGTGGCGACGATCGCCGGGAGCGAGACGCTGTAGCCGAGCGCCACCATGGCGACCGCGGTCGCGACCATGCCGCCGGTCAGGGTGATCCGCCTGCCGAGCCGGTCGGCCAGCCATCCGGCGACGATCTGCGACAGCAGCGAGCCGACGCCGAAGACCGCCATCACCGTGCCC
This genomic interval carries:
- a CDS encoding MDR family MFS transporter → MTSTTLAKPGFLRSKVGGLPRAFWALWTGTLVNRVGMMVQPFIGVYLTQVRGMSYADAGTVMAVFGVGSLLSQIVAGWLADRLGRRITLTGGMVATAVAMVALGYSVSLPAIVATMFVLGMAVDAYRPASTALVADLVSPDDRPRAYGLLFWALNLGFAVAMVAGGWLARVGYGWMFWINAATSLVFGLLVWRAVPETLPAPGAREHGRFADVLKDRLMVAFSLITVVSTMAYTQAFTTLPLAMTHAGFTTVDYGLVIAVNGVLIVLLQPLTGDWFGRRDHSTVLALGLAIISAGFALTAFVSGLTGYTASVVLWTLGEVVTAGVPGAIVASLAPPHLRGRYAGMYGFAWSGGAMLAPLLGTRLLEVSPAALWVTIGAVNLVAAAGLLAIGPALRRRTVSAAR